The genomic segment TGTGTCACTCCAGGACCGTCTCCGCGGGTATCGCGGGGGCGGAGGGGCGGGGGCGCCCGAGGATGGCGAGCTTCTCGAGAAGCGTCAGATCGCGCGGCGGATCCTTGCGGATGACGCGGTGCCTCAGCAGGATCCCATCCCCGCGCGGCTCCGCCGTGAAACAGTTCAGATGGTACGAGGGGACGTAGACGGGGGGGAGCATCAGGATGCGCCGCGCCCCGACCCGCTCGAGGCGCTTGAGCCAGGTGCCGGTGTTCACGACGCACCGCCCGTCCAGCATCCGCAGCGAGGGGGTGTGCGTGTGCCCGTAGATGAACAGGGCGCAGGATGGGTCGTCTGCGAACACCCGCCGGGCCGCGGCGAGATAGGAGTCCTCCTTGGCGTTCCGCAGTCCCTCCGTGGTCTCGATCCCGTACTTCTGCAGGGTCCCCCGGATGTCGCGCGTCAGGAAGAAGAGCGGGACGGAGAGCACCACGAAGAAGGCGATCGCGATCCCGTTCACCCACACCACCAGGTCGATGACGCGCCCGGGGAAGCCGAATCGCTCCCGGAGCGATCTGCGGAACAGGCGTGTGCGCAGCAGCCCGTGCTCCTCGATCCAGCGCCCCGCCAGGACGACCGCGCTGAAGATGAAGAGGAGGAGGAACGGGAGGAGAAACCAGCGGAGGATCGGCGTCATCTCCTGGTAGAAGTAGTTCGACCATATCCAGGACGGGATCTCCTCGCTCGGATAGACGGCGGGGAGGTCCTTCAGCCACCGGCTCCTGGCCTGGAGGGCGCTCCTGCCCGCCACGGCCACCGTGGAGGCGGTGATGAAGTAGCCGGCCGGGAGCCCCCACCGGTTCCCGTAATCGGGGAAGCGGTTGAACGGATCGTGCTGGTTGCCGTGCTCGATCCAGATCGTCTTCTTCCCGATCCGGCGGACGGCGTGCTCCGCCGTGTCGAGCCGGATGTTGTGCGCGGCGAGAAGGTCCCGGTAGGAGGGGACGCAGGCGAGGTCGTAATCGTGGTTGCCGGCGAGCAGCGTGATCTTCACGCGCTCCCCGGTTTCGCGGAACTGCCGGAAGATGGCCGGGTGCGTCGCGACGAGCCACGGCAGCTTCCGGTCCCCCTCGATCTCGGTCGTCTCCCAGAGACCGAACGCGTCACCGACAATGACGAGCTCCGCCGGAAGCGGCCCCGCCGCGATCCCCTGGAGGAACCCGACGAGTTCCTTCTCGAAGGCGCATTCGTTGAGCGCGCCGTCGCCGCCGATGTGGAGATCGCTGATGAAGTGGAGGACCGGCTCCGCGCCGGCGGCCGCGGCGGGGGCGGCGCGGAGCGCCGCGGCGGCGAGGCAGAGGAGGCCCGTCCCCGCGGCGAAGATGGCACGGCCGGACGCATGGACGTTCATCGATGGCTCCACGGGCATCGAGCGCCTCGCCGCGCGGCACGGCCGATCGGCAGGGCGGGCGGCACCGTCAGGCGCGGGCCGCCCGCGCGATCCGCCTCAGTTCGCGGACCCTCACGGCCGCCTTCCCGCGCAGCGGGAAGTGCATGACGAAGACCTTCGCGCCGCCGATATCTTCCTGCCAGCCGAACGAGACCTCCCTCGACCCTTTGAATCTCGCGTACGTCACCTTGCCGATGAAACAGACCACGGCGGGCTTCTGCGTCCTGATGGCGCGGGCGATCCTTTTCCGCCCGGGCGCCTCCTCTCCCTTGTGGAGTCCGGAGACATCGCGCGTCGGCCGTTCGACGACGTTCAGCAGCCCCAGGCCGTAGACCGCGTTGAACCTGGCCTCGTAGATCCGCTTCAACGCCGCGTCGTCGCCGAGCGCATCCCTCGTCTCACTGATGAGCCCCGCGTCCGAGAGGAGATACCAGAACATCTTGTTGTTGGAGAACGGCACGCCCCTCGCGTAGGACCCGGGATGCGGATTGATGCCCACGAACAGTATCCTCGATTTCCTGTAGAGGTAGCGGATCATCGTCCAGGCGCCGGATGCGCGCACCGCCGTGCCGGAAACGGCGCTCCCGCCGGCGCCAACCCGCCCCGCGGAACGCCTGCGGCGGCGGAGGGGGTGGGATTCGAACCCACGAGACCCTTGCGGGCCTACCGGTTTTCAAGACCGGCGCTTTCGACCGCTCAGCCACCCCTCCGATAGGTCACAACTAATTTGCTACGAGCGTGATAGGCAATATCAACAACCCATGCTCCATGCAAGGATAACCCGCCTTGTGACCGTTTTGTGACTATAATTTGCCGCCGAAATGATACCAAAGGAGCTTTTCTGCGGGCTCTCAGCGGCGGCATGTATGCTCCAGCTTTGTTCATCATTCAGCATCAAAGACGGGATTCCGACTGAAGCAGCCCCAGCGACGTCTAGTCTTGTCGATGGCATCTCGCACCTTCCGACGAATCACATATTCGGGCAAACCTTTGTTCTCTCGGCGTACGTCGTCGGCGAGTTTAAGAAGGTCATGCGGCACCGACTCAGACATTTCAATGTCCAGTATCAGCGGAATCGTAGGCTCCACAACTTTTCCTGCTTGGGCACGAAGCCCACCAAACGCCATCGTATTCAGCAGGAACGAGAGGGACATGAGAGGAGACGGAGGAGTGTTATCCTTGAACTCCTCCTTGAGTCGGTCTCGTATCTCCCATGCATTTCGGTCTAGGGTCAATAACCAGTGACGGTATCCAAGCTCTGTCACCTGTTCTTTCTTCCTTAATGCCACGACACCCAAGTATGTCTCTAGATCATTCTTGATAAGGATGCGTGTCGTTACCTCGTCCAATGGCTGAGTATTCCGCCTGCGCGCTTCATGAGCGGCAGTCCAGAGACGCTCTGCCGCCCAACGTAGCTCGTCATCGACTTCAAGTGCGGCTTCCTGCAAATCCTGACGCTGGATGCCTAGAACACCGTGAAGGAATTGCGCGATGTCGTCCTCCTGTCGTTCAGAACCGCGAAACAAGGCAATCCACCTCCGGAACTCTGATGGCCCTCTGCCAGTCCGCATAAATTTGTGATAGAGATAGGGAACACGCCCCCGCCAATTGCCTGCTTGGTATTGCGAGCAGGACAACGCATTGTTCATGTGCGCGTTGATTTCTTGGACTACCCCGGATGTAACCCTCCACTCGACCCCGCCCTTTGTGCAGGCTGCGAAGGCCTGTGTGAATCGCCAAGTTGCTTCATCGCCCTCAATCCTCTCCGCAAGCAGTGGTAGGAGAACCGTTGTATCAACCCAGATCGTACCATGGGAGAAGAGCTTTTTCGTTGCTGAC from the Chlamydiota bacterium genome contains:
- a CDS encoding phosphoesterase, which gives rise to MNVHASGRAIFAAGTGLLCLAAAALRAAPAAAAGAEPVLHFISDLHIGGDGALNECAFEKELVGFLQGIAAGPLPAELVIVGDAFGLWETTEIEGDRKLPWLVATHPAIFRQFRETGERVKITLLAGNHDYDLACVPSYRDLLAAHNIRLDTAEHAVRRIGKKTIWIEHGNQHDPFNRFPDYGNRWGLPAGYFITASTVAVAGRSALQARSRWLKDLPAVYPSEEIPSWIWSNYFYQEMTPILRWFLLPFLLLFIFSAVVLAGRWIEEHGLLRTRLFRRSLRERFGFPGRVIDLVVWVNGIAIAFFVVLSVPLFFLTRDIRGTLQKYGIETTEGLRNAKEDSYLAAARRVFADDPSCALFIYGHTHTPSLRMLDGRCVVNTGTWLKRLERVGARRILMLPPVYVPSYHLNCFTAEPRGDGILLRHRVIRKDPPRDLTLLEKLAILGRPRPSAPAIPAETVLE